A genomic stretch from Bordetella sp. N includes:
- a CDS encoding polysaccharide deacetylase family protein, producing MLDSHGRFPHSDLPARPKFSWPQGKKLALYVAVNIEHFPYGVQCGVDLDRQTLPWSQRSWLWRDYGNRIGGWRLIEMFDELRMPVGVIANSANYEHCPALIAAHRARGDELIAHGRSNAERQIEMPIETERAMVQEVTDFMTRADGVKPAGWLSPYLTPSLNTTDLLAEAGYDYTLDWGICDEQPFWVRAGDRRILSVPYPIELNDQPAVVYRRNTAAEYSEMIIDNFEEMLDRARDTPLVCAISLHSFIMGQPFRARRLREALRHIVNHPDVWVTLPRDIAAHYKALPADVQLAA from the coding sequence ATGCTGGATTCCCACGGTCGTTTTCCCCATTCCGACCTGCCCGCCCGCCCCAAGTTTTCATGGCCGCAAGGCAAGAAGCTGGCGCTCTATGTGGCCGTCAACATCGAACATTTCCCCTATGGCGTGCAGTGCGGTGTCGACCTGGACCGCCAGACGCTGCCGTGGAGCCAGCGTAGCTGGCTATGGCGCGACTATGGCAACCGGATTGGCGGCTGGCGCCTGATCGAAATGTTCGACGAACTGCGCATGCCTGTGGGGGTGATCGCCAATTCGGCCAACTATGAGCATTGCCCAGCGCTTATCGCCGCGCACCGCGCGCGCGGCGACGAACTGATCGCGCACGGCCGCTCGAACGCCGAGCGCCAGATCGAGATGCCGATCGAGACGGAACGCGCCATGGTGCAGGAAGTCACGGACTTCATGACGCGCGCTGACGGCGTCAAGCCGGCCGGCTGGTTGAGCCCTTATCTCACGCCCAGCTTGAACACCACGGATCTGCTGGCCGAGGCGGGCTATGACTACACGCTGGACTGGGGCATCTGCGACGAGCAGCCGTTCTGGGTCAGGGCAGGGGATCGTCGCATTCTCTCGGTGCCTTATCCAATCGAACTCAACGACCAGCCGGCGGTGGTGTACCGGCGCAACACCGCGGCCGAGTACTCCGAGATGATCATCGACAACTTCGAGGAGATGCTGGATCGGGCGCGGGACACGCCGCTGGTTTGCGCGATTTCGCTGCATTCCTTCATCATGGGCCAGCCTTTTCGCGCCCGCCGCCTGCGTGAGGCGCTGCGGCACATCGTGAACCATCCGGACGTCTGGGTGACGCTGCCGCGCGACATCGCGGCACACTACAAAGCGCTGCCCGCCGATGTTCAGCTGGCGGCCTGA
- a CDS encoding RNA polymerase sigma factor — translation MTSSLSSHPLAHDDALRKRLVALARRWLAQGADAEDLVQDAYLRTAAATLPPSEAGREAWLVTVLHHLCIDLLRRQGRYQAILVDHGNAAGAGLDEDSPQSLADQAQQVEAALAHLSHTLAPADAAAVLLYEIFEFSHAELAALAGRSEDASRQHLHRLLRRLRSSTPHDRRSPRDQEDEDAGYLFTLCRHALAQRDPGGLIALLRASNPDIMAVLANTLPGDPDSAMDGRLWPRMQIQKLLTLPAFLPESVAA, via the coding sequence GTGACATCTTCCCTGTCCTCCCATCCCCTGGCCCACGATGACGCGCTGCGCAAGCGCCTGGTCGCGCTGGCCCGGCGTTGGCTGGCCCAGGGCGCGGACGCGGAGGACCTGGTGCAAGATGCCTACCTGCGCACGGCCGCGGCGACGCTACCGCCTTCAGAGGCGGGCCGGGAAGCGTGGCTGGTCACCGTGTTGCATCACCTCTGCATCGACCTGCTGCGCCGTCAGGGCCGCTACCAGGCCATCCTGGTGGATCACGGGAACGCAGCCGGCGCCGGGCTGGATGAAGACAGTCCGCAAAGCCTGGCCGACCAGGCGCAGCAAGTGGAAGCCGCTCTCGCTCATCTAAGCCATACCCTGGCCCCGGCCGATGCGGCCGCGGTACTGCTGTACGAGATCTTCGAGTTCAGCCATGCCGAACTGGCAGCGTTGGCGGGACGCAGCGAGGATGCATCACGCCAGCATCTGCATCGGCTGCTGCGCCGGCTTCGTTCGTCAACCCCGCATGACCGCAGGTCGCCGCGCGACCAGGAAGACGAAGACGCGGGCTATCTATTCACCTTGTGCCGCCACGCGCTGGCCCAGCGCGACCCCGGCGGCCTCATCGCCCTTCTGCGCGCCAGCAATCCGGACATCATGGCGGTGCTGGCGAACACCCTTCCCGGCGACCCGGACAGCGCGATGGACGGCCGCCTGTGGCCCCGCATGCAGATTCAGAAGCTGCTTACCCTGCCCGCGTTCCTGCCTGAATCCGTAGCGGCCTAG
- a CDS encoding LysR substrate-binding domain-containing protein, which yields MKRRLPPLLAMRAFEAAGRHGNFTAASHELSVTQGAISRQVKILEEFLAVELFQRGARGVILTPAGRRYLTMATSVLDQIANTRFDYPAEPGKPLSISVLSSCASLWLLQRLAEFNRLHPEIRLHVSTSQEPVNFKRDGVDIALRLGRLPGRVPAPQDAPFSTDMVQDWKGIEALHVWDEYIAPVCSRRLVMGGHRLEGIDDLGKLTLIHNASRPDLWHTWLQANGATLPAEAKSIWVGQRFLAVLATREGQGVACVAAADIDLLEWRHELFFPFERRVPTGDAYYLLYRSDTARQPEIRAFSTWLLTLRQVVGEQAASGVVRSQKAAPNVEADLRVESDLPPVLHAAR from the coding sequence GTGAAACGCCGCCTTCCCCCTCTGCTCGCGATGCGCGCCTTCGAAGCCGCGGGACGTCATGGCAACTTCACCGCGGCCTCCCATGAGCTCAGCGTCACCCAGGGCGCCATCAGCCGACAGGTCAAGATCCTGGAAGAGTTTCTTGCGGTCGAGTTGTTCCAGCGCGGCGCGCGCGGGGTGATCCTCACCCCGGCCGGCCGGCGCTACCTGACCATGGCGACCTCGGTACTCGACCAGATCGCCAATACGCGCTTCGACTACCCTGCCGAACCCGGCAAGCCGTTGTCGATCAGCGTGCTGTCTTCGTGTGCCAGCCTGTGGCTGCTGCAAAGGCTGGCCGAGTTCAACCGGCTGCATCCGGAGATCCGGCTGCATGTGTCGACGTCTCAAGAGCCCGTGAACTTCAAGCGCGATGGCGTGGACATCGCGCTGCGCCTCGGCCGTCTGCCGGGACGCGTGCCGGCGCCGCAGGACGCGCCCTTCTCCACCGACATGGTGCAGGACTGGAAAGGCATCGAGGCCCTGCACGTCTGGGACGAATACATTGCCCCGGTATGCAGCCGCCGGCTGGTCATGGGTGGCCATCGTCTTGAAGGCATCGACGACCTTGGCAAACTGACACTTATCCACAACGCCAGCCGCCCGGACCTATGGCACACATGGCTGCAAGCCAACGGAGCGACCCTGCCCGCGGAGGCCAAATCAATATGGGTCGGCCAGCGTTTCCTGGCCGTGCTGGCGACGCGCGAAGGTCAGGGCGTGGCATGTGTCGCCGCGGCCGACATCGACCTGCTGGAGTGGCGGCACGAGCTCTTCTTTCCTTTCGAGCGGCGGGTCCCCACGGGTGACGCCTACTACCTGCTTTATCGCTCGGACACCGCCCGCCAGCCGGAGATCCGCGCTTTCTCCACCTGGCTGTTGACGCTGCGACAGGTCGTCGGCGAGCAAGCCGCCAGCGGGGTGGTCCGGAGCCAGAAGGCAGCGCCTAACGTGGAGGCCGACCTTCGTGTGGAGTCCGACCTTCCTCCAGTTCTCCACGCCGCTCGATGA
- a CDS encoding transporter substrate-binding domain-containing protein — protein MRVGFFAVFGPVLLSALTLGSAAHAEYRTAVDATYSPHAMRDLSGDLIGFNIDLTNAMSKELGEKITIDGVEWNAIVPGLMSKKYDYIAAPMTVTPELAQSFIFTEGYLKSIYAFVQKKGTADIKTAADLRGKVITVNKGNPMERWLQAHQQEYGYTFQSFGTNADAVQAVISGRAYANMATMPVIRWASKQNPLLTPASFSIDSGNVVAMAFRKDDAATRTKFSNALKCLKQKGVVSALVVKWMGYKPAADDLPAKAVDGTGIPGLPGYDATPVTLTCSK, from the coding sequence ATGCGTGTAGGGTTTTTTGCCGTATTCGGTCCGGTCCTGTTGTCCGCCTTGACGCTGGGCAGCGCCGCTCATGCGGAATATCGCACCGCCGTCGATGCCACGTATTCGCCCCACGCGATGCGTGATCTGTCAGGCGATCTCATCGGCTTCAACATCGACCTGACGAACGCCATGAGCAAGGAGTTGGGTGAAAAAATCACGATCGACGGTGTGGAATGGAACGCCATCGTGCCGGGGCTGATGTCGAAGAAGTACGACTACATCGCCGCGCCGATGACCGTCACGCCCGAGTTGGCTCAAAGCTTCATCTTCACCGAAGGCTACCTGAAATCGATCTACGCGTTCGTGCAGAAAAAAGGCACCGCCGACATCAAGACCGCGGCTGACCTGCGCGGCAAGGTCATCACCGTCAACAAGGGCAATCCGATGGAGCGCTGGCTGCAGGCGCATCAGCAGGAGTACGGGTATACCTTCCAGTCCTTCGGCACCAATGCCGACGCCGTGCAGGCGGTGATCTCGGGCCGTGCCTACGCCAATATGGCCACCATGCCGGTGATTCGCTGGGCATCCAAGCAGAACCCGTTGTTGACCCCGGCTTCCTTCAGCATCGATTCCGGCAACGTGGTCGCGATGGCTTTTCGCAAGGATGACGCCGCCACCCGCACGAAATTCTCGAACGCGCTGAAATGCCTCAAGCAGAAAGGCGTGGTCTCTGCCCTGGTCGTGAAGTGGATGGGCTACAAGCCCGCCGCCGACGACCTGCCGGCCAAGGCTGTCGACGGCACGGGCATTCCGGGACTGCCTGGATATGACGCGACGCCCGTGACGTTGACCTGCAGCAAATAG
- a CDS encoding ATP-dependent Clp protease proteolytic subunit, translating into MSLNALHANDPEHPAQPAPGQNSTFLEEKAFRTRTVLVFGPITDASASETVRRLLTLDAESAAPINMIVSSPGGHLESGDAVHDVVRFIAAPVNMIGTGWVGSAATHLYLGAPRERRFCLPQTRFLIHQPSGGAGGVASDIAIQAREIVKARERIARVIARETGQALDRVLADIERDHWMPAEDAVAYGLVARIIERRGELEEGRTPHEGRPPR; encoded by the coding sequence ATGTCCCTCAATGCCCTGCATGCCAACGATCCGGAGCATCCCGCCCAGCCCGCGCCGGGCCAGAACAGCACCTTTCTGGAGGAGAAAGCGTTCCGCACCAGGACGGTGCTGGTGTTCGGCCCGATCACGGACGCTTCCGCGTCCGAGACCGTGCGGCGCCTGCTGACGCTGGACGCGGAGTCCGCCGCCCCCATCAACATGATCGTGTCATCCCCTGGCGGGCATCTGGAGTCGGGCGACGCGGTTCACGATGTGGTTCGATTCATCGCCGCGCCGGTCAACATGATAGGCACCGGCTGGGTCGGCAGCGCCGCGACTCACCTTTATCTGGGCGCGCCGCGCGAGCGCCGCTTCTGCCTGCCGCAGACGCGCTTCCTGATTCATCAGCCAAGTGGCGGCGCCGGCGGCGTGGCCAGCGACATCGCCATCCAGGCTCGCGAGATCGTCAAGGCGCGCGAACGTATCGCTCGGGTCATCGCCCGCGAGACTGGCCAGGCCCTGGACCGGGTCCTGGCGGATATCGAGCGCGATCATTGGATGCCGGCGGAGGATGCCGTGGCGTATGGGCTGGTTGCGCGCATCATCGAGCGGCGTGGAGAACTGGAGGAAGGTCGGACTCCACACGAAGGTCGGCCTCCACGTTAG
- a CDS encoding amino acid ABC transporter permease yields MDSSIVDVFLNWEVIHRYLPDILESLGITIVLSILIVVGGLVLGAVLAVARAAGSRLLSALIVIYVDVWRTIPPMVYLIVVFFCAPYLGLTLSPFASTWITLTLILAAFIEECVWVGILSVPKGQVEAARSTGMSWLKTMLYVVLPQAVRMMIGPITGKIAAITKETALGSVIGLTEILGVSESASSNSGNPSTLSVAVVLYLAIFLPVVMGSRYLERAWSWRK; encoded by the coding sequence ATGGATTCCAGCATCGTCGATGTCTTCCTGAACTGGGAAGTCATCCACCGCTACCTGCCCGACATCCTGGAGAGCCTGGGCATCACGATCGTGCTGTCCATTCTTATCGTGGTCGGCGGGCTGGTCCTGGGGGCCGTCCTGGCGGTGGCGCGCGCTGCCGGCAGCCGCTTGCTCTCCGCGCTGATCGTCATCTACGTGGACGTCTGGCGCACCATTCCCCCCATGGTCTACCTGATCGTGGTGTTCTTTTGCGCGCCTTACCTGGGATTGACGCTATCGCCTTTTGCTTCGACCTGGATCACGCTAACGCTCATCCTGGCGGCGTTCATCGAGGAGTGTGTCTGGGTGGGCATCCTCAGTGTGCCTAAAGGACAGGTGGAAGCGGCGCGGTCGACCGGGATGTCGTGGCTCAAGACCATGCTCTACGTGGTGTTGCCGCAGGCCGTGCGGATGATGATCGGCCCGATCACGGGCAAGATCGCCGCCATCACCAAGGAGACGGCGCTTGGCTCCGTCATCGGCTTAACCGAAATCCTGGGCGTGTCCGAATCGGCGTCTTCGAACTCAGGCAATCCATCGACGTTGTCCGTCGCCGTGGTGCTTTATCTCGCTATTTTCCTGCCGGTGGTGATGGGTAGCCGCTACCTGGAGAGGGCCTGGAGCTGGAGGAAATAA
- a CDS encoding amino acid ABC transporter ATP-binding protein: MAYPVLEIVNLQKSYGANQILKGVDLAVSAGELVCIIGPSGSGKSSLLRCCNRLESVQEGQVLIDGEEITREDVDLNRLRQKIGMVFQSFNLYPHLRVIENVSLALRHVKKMSRKDANDKAVDALTKVGLADKLMARPGELSGGQQQRVGIARAIALDPKVLLLDEPTSALDPELVGSVLEVMKSLKDLGITMLVVTHEMGFAHEAADRVIFMEGGVVVEDGPPRQIFETPTHARTREFVGRYTKGR; the protein is encoded by the coding sequence ATGGCCTACCCTGTGCTTGAAATCGTCAATCTGCAAAAAAGCTACGGCGCCAACCAGATTCTCAAGGGCGTCGATCTTGCGGTCAGCGCCGGCGAGCTGGTGTGCATCATAGGTCCGTCGGGATCGGGCAAGAGCAGTCTGCTGCGCTGCTGCAACCGGCTCGAAAGCGTGCAGGAGGGCCAGGTCCTGATCGACGGAGAGGAAATCACGCGTGAGGATGTCGACCTGAACCGCCTGCGCCAGAAGATCGGCATGGTGTTCCAGTCGTTCAATCTTTATCCTCATCTACGCGTCATCGAAAACGTGTCGCTGGCGCTGCGGCACGTCAAGAAAATGTCGCGCAAGGACGCCAACGACAAGGCCGTCGACGCGCTGACCAAGGTCGGCCTGGCCGACAAGCTGATGGCCCGGCCGGGCGAGCTGTCCGGCGGCCAGCAGCAGCGCGTGGGGATCGCGCGCGCCATCGCGCTCGATCCCAAGGTGCTGCTGCTCGACGAACCGACCAGCGCGCTTGATCCCGAGCTGGTCGGCAGCGTGCTCGAGGTGATGAAGAGCCTCAAGGATCTGGGCATCACCATGCTGGTCGTGACGCATGAAATGGGCTTTGCCCACGAAGCGGCGGATCGGGTGATTTTCATGGAAGGGGGCGTCGTGGTCGAGGACGGCCCGCCCCGGCAGATTTTCGAAACCCCGACGCATGCCCGTACCCGAGAGTTCGTGGGCCGGTACACCAAGGGACGCTGA
- a CDS encoding polysaccharide deacetylase family protein, with the protein MKLPQHNRYEYSPIVDRPDYSWPEGKRLAVFLCNNIEYFAFRAGLGSDSADGLTKQNQRNYAWRDYGNRVGLWRYLDLLDEYGIPGAHNVNSVVLEECPQILERLVARKDELIGHGRSNAERQDGLWEEDEEHLIRQCTDVVTRLSGTQPKGWLGPYLAESTSTLDLLKEAGYDYVMEWPADDQPFWMSTRSGPILSVPYPIELNDSPAMVFRRHGAREFCDMLIDQFDEMLAESAKHPLVFSIALHPFIIGQPYRLRAFRRVLDHIFKSRDKFWLTTPGEIAKYCAGLPPGVVPGS; encoded by the coding sequence ATGAAGCTACCGCAGCACAATCGATACGAATACAGTCCGATCGTCGATCGTCCCGACTATAGCTGGCCCGAAGGCAAGCGACTGGCGGTGTTTCTGTGCAACAACATCGAGTACTTCGCCTTCCGCGCGGGCCTGGGCTCGGACAGTGCCGACGGTCTGACCAAACAGAACCAGCGCAACTATGCCTGGCGCGATTACGGCAACCGTGTGGGCCTCTGGCGCTACCTCGACCTGCTCGATGAGTACGGCATCCCGGGCGCGCACAACGTCAATTCCGTGGTGCTGGAGGAATGTCCGCAAATACTGGAACGGCTGGTGGCACGCAAGGATGAACTCATCGGTCATGGCCGTTCCAACGCCGAACGCCAGGACGGTTTGTGGGAAGAGGACGAAGAACACCTTATCCGCCAGTGCACCGACGTCGTCACCCGTCTTTCCGGCACGCAGCCCAAGGGTTGGCTGGGTCCCTACCTGGCGGAGTCGACTTCCACGCTCGACCTGCTCAAGGAGGCCGGCTATGACTACGTGATGGAGTGGCCCGCCGACGATCAGCCTTTCTGGATGAGCACGCGCTCGGGGCCCATTCTGTCCGTGCCCTATCCAATCGAGCTGAATGATTCGCCGGCGATGGTGTTCCGCCGCCATGGCGCCCGCGAGTTCTGCGACATGCTGATCGACCAGTTCGATGAAATGCTCGCGGAATCGGCCAAGCATCCTTTGGTGTTCAGCATCGCGCTGCATCCTTTCATCATTGGCCAGCCGTATCGGCTGCGTGCCTTCCGCCGCGTGCTCGATCACATATTCAAGTCGCGCGACAAGTTCTGGCTGACCACGCCCGGGGAGATTGCAAAGTACTGCGCCGGGCTGCCGCCAGGGGTGGTGCCCGGCAGCTGA
- a CDS encoding amino acid ABC transporter permease, with the protein MQDGMLDAFFNLDIFRQVLPLMGKGLWMTFRLSLFTIALGLSFGLLIALGVTQRTSRGLRIALTIYIDLFRALPPLVLLIFISFLIHFWGMEWSNWGIIALSFTLSTACYYGEILRAGIEAVPQGQIEASRSTGMSATQTLRCIVLPQAFRSTNPELCSNSLLVIKMTAIASVVGLQDLLGMARNAQSLLYSPAPLILCALIYLVLLWPAVRWVSNMSEREVR; encoded by the coding sequence ATGCAAGACGGAATGCTGGATGCCTTCTTCAACCTGGACATCTTCCGTCAGGTCCTGCCGCTGATGGGCAAGGGACTGTGGATGACATTCCGGCTGTCGTTGTTCACCATCGCGCTGGGCCTGTCCTTCGGCCTGCTTATCGCACTCGGCGTGACACAGCGCACGTCGCGCGGCTTGCGTATCGCGCTCACCATCTATATCGACCTTTTCCGCGCGCTGCCGCCGCTGGTGCTGTTGATCTTCATTTCTTTCCTGATCCATTTCTGGGGAATGGAGTGGAGCAACTGGGGCATCATCGCCCTGAGTTTCACCTTGAGCACGGCGTGCTACTACGGCGAAATCCTGCGGGCTGGCATCGAGGCAGTGCCCCAGGGCCAGATCGAAGCCTCGCGTTCGACCGGCATGAGCGCGACGCAGACGCTGCGCTGCATCGTGCTGCCGCAGGCCTTCCGCAGCACCAACCCCGAACTTTGCAGCAACAGCCTGCTGGTCATCAAGATGACGGCCATTGCCAGCGTGGTGGGCCTGCAGGATTTGCTCGGCATGGCGCGCAATGCGCAATCACTGTTGTACAGCCCGGCTCCGCTGATCTTGTGCGCACTGATCTATCTGGTGCTTCTGTGGCCGGCCGTGCGCTGGGTCAGCAATATGTCCGAGCGGGAAGTCAGGTAA